In the genome of Populus alba chromosome 11, ASM523922v2, whole genome shotgun sequence, one region contains:
- the LOC118051857 gene encoding peroxisome biogenesis protein 7, translated as MPIFKTPFNGYSVKFSPFHESRLAVATSQNFGILGNGRLHVLSLPPTPSSPLTELISFDTADGIYDLAWSESHDSLLIAAVADGSVKLYDTALPPTQNPLRSLQEHTREVHSVDYNPTRRDSFITSSWDDTIKLWTLDRPASIRTFKEHAYCVYSAAWNPRHTDVFASASGDCTVRIWDVREPGSTMIIPGHDFEILCCDWNKYDDCIIATASVDKSIRVWDVRSFRAPISVLNGHGYAVRKVKFSPHHRNFMVSCSYDMTVCMWDFMVEDALVGRYDHHTEFAVGVDMSVLVDGLLASTGWDELVYVWQHGTDPRAP; from the coding sequence ATGCCAATCTTCAAAACCCCATTCAACGGCTACTCCGTCAAGTTCAGCCCTTTTCACGAATCGCGTCTCGCCGTCGCCACTTCCCAGAACTTCGGAATCCTCGGAAATGGCCGTCTTCACGTTCTATCCCTGCCTCCTACTCCCTCCTCCCCACTCACCGAACTCATCTCCTTCGATACTGCTGATGGCATCTACGACCTTGCCTGGTCTGAATCCCACGATTCCCTCTTAATCGCCGCTGTGGCCGATGGCTCTGTCAAGCTCTACGACACCGCCTTACCCCCAACACAAAACCCGCTTCGCTCCCTCCAGGAGCACACGCGTGAAGTCCACTCCGTCGACTACAACCCCACTCGCCGCGATTCTTTCATCACCTCTTCCTGGGATGATACCATTAAATTATGGACCCTTGACAGGCCGGCGAGCATTCGTACGTTTAAAGAACACGCGTACTGTGTTTATTCTGCTGCGTGGAACCCTAGGCATACGGATGTTTTTGCATCTGCTTCAGGGGATTGTACTGTGCGAATCTGGGACGTGCGTGAGCCTGGAAGTACGATGATAATTCCAGGTCATGATTTTGAGATTTTGTGTTGTGATTGGAATAAATATGATGATTGTATTATTGCTACTGCATCGGTGGATAAGAGTATAAGAGTTTGGGATGTGCGGAGTTTTAGAGCTCCGATTTCGGTTTTGAACGGACATGGGTATGCCGTTAGAAAAGTTAAGTTTTCGCCCCATCATAGGAATTTTATGGTTTCCTGTTCTTATGATATGACTGTTTGTATGTGGGACTTTATGGTGGAGGATGCATTGGTTGGGAGGTATGATCATCATACGGAGTTTGCTGTGGGGGTTGATATGAGTGTCCTAGTTGATGGGTTGTTGGCAAGCACAGGGTGGGATGAGTTGGTTTATGTTTGGCAGCATGGGACGGACCCGAGAGCACCTTGA